From the Bacillus sp. FJAT-22090 genome, the window GGCTTCTCTCCTTGCATCTTCTCGAAAGCGTCATGATGTCTTAAAAGATGTACTCTAAAATTTTTATCAATTGCTTCTCGATAGGCTTGTAAAGGTATTGTATAAGGTCCATAATACGCCATTTCTTCCGTATGTACACCAGTTAAACCTTTTGCTTGTAAGTCACTTACACTGTTTTTAATCACATCTACTAAATACTCTGTTGTTGCAGGAGGTATTTTTGAAGTGATCAATTGTTGTGCTTCATCATAAAATAAGCCATTTAAGTTCCCATCTGAATCCTTGCCGATAATCCCTCCTGTTGGATTTGGAGTATCTTTTGTTATTCCAGCAAGTTCCATTGCTTTGGAATTTGCTACTAGCACATGTCTACATACTCTCTTTAAAACAATAGGCGTTTCATTAATATGATCTAAATCTGAACAATAAATCTGTCTTCCTTCTATTAATTTGTTGTCATTCCATCCTTCTGCAACGTACCATTCGTTACCATCAACTCGTTGAGCCACCTCTTTTACAATCTCATTAATAGAAGTAAAAGTAGACAAGTCTAAATAAGCTAATTTTTCCCCATGCATAATCAAATGAATATGACTATCAACAAATCCAGGGTACATAGTAGCTCCATTTAGAGAATTCACCTTATTTGCAAGTGGTAAAAGAGATTCTTTTGAACCCGTTCGAATAATTTTTCCATCTTCAACTAACACAGCTTCTATCTTTTGGTCTTCCTCATGCATTGTGAAAATATTTCCATCTGTCCATAAAGTTTTCATTATTTTTCCCCCTTTATTTTATTGCTTTCCAATAAATCATCTACTAGTATCTCAGCAGCTTTTCTATATGCATTACTTATATTAGCTAATGCTGAAATAAATAATACCTGTCTTAGTTCTTCATCAGTCGTTAGCTGTTCTATTTCTTGTTCTTGTCTCTTGATTTGATCCGTTATGTTATTAGTATTCTTTTGCTGCAATTCTATTAATGTAGAATAGAAACTTTCTAGTTCAAATTGTTCTGTTTCTATTCTTTCATTTACAGGGGCAAGTATAGCTTTAATATCATTTATTGAAAGCGCCCCTTTTAATTGGTAGATCATGCTTATTAACATAATATGCTCTTTCGAATATTTTTTATTTTTAATTGGAATAAAAAGCTTCCCTTTTGCATAGTTATTTATCATTGTTTTTGTTAATACTTTCTCTTCTGTATTTCGAAGAGATTTTTCAAACTTTGCGTCAAATAACTGTATGACTTGGTCCATATACAAATCAATATCGGGTATTTCTTCTTGCCTTATATTTGATTCGAGTGCTAGCTTTTGAAGTATATCAGCTGAATTAATCACTTAAGTCCCTCCGAAAAAGTTATTTCATTTATCGTATCGCAAATTTCACTATCAGTAAACATTGACTATCAAACGTGTTAGTTATATTATATTAAGTAGTTATATAAACTACATTGTGTAATAGGAGGAATTATTTTGAATCAATATATTAGAGAACCATTTAACGGATTATCACATTTATTTGGAGCTATACTTTCTTTATTAGGTCTTACTGCAATGCTTGTTAAGGTAACGATAAATGGCGATTCCTTTTTAACATTTATTGCAATAATTATATTTGGGGTAAGCATGATTTTACTTTATTCCTCCTCGGCAACCTATCATATGGTAATAGCAAAGGATAGTATCATCCAGTTTTTAAGAAGATTAGATCATTCCATGATTTATTTATTAATTGCTGGAACATATGCCCCATTCTGTTTAATTACTTTAAAAGGAACTACTGGTTACATACTATTTATCATCATTTCTATTATTGCGCTTTGCGGTATATTATTTAAAATGATGTGGTTTAATTGCCCTAGATGGATATCAACTGCTCTATATATTGGAATGGGATGGATTATTGTATTTTTAGCCTCACCATTATCAGAAAAAATTGGTACTCAAGGAATCCTCTATTTAATTATTGGCGGAGTATTATATACAATTGGTGGTATAATCTATGGTCTAAAGCCTAAGATTGCATTTATTAAAAAACTTGGTTTTCATGAGATTTTTCATATATTTATTCTACTTGGTACACTTTTTCACTTCATCTGCGTTTTCTCATATGTCATATAAATTAAAACCGCCCTTTAAAATAGGGCGGTTACATTATTTTAATAATTTTTGAAACTCATCATTTGGTGAATCTATACGCATCTGTTCAAGTTGGAGTCTCATTTTTTCTGTTTCGATAACAAAATTATCATATTTTAATTTTTCTAATTCAAGTTCATCCTTTACTCTCGCACCTTTTATTTGTTCTTTGTTTTCAAAATGCGTTGTAATTAGTTTGATAATTGGAACGGAAAATATAAGAATAACAGCGATTGTGCCGGTCATGACCCATCCTCACTTTACAAGTATTTGAATATTTAAATTATACATCAAATAACATAAAAGCTATTCATTTATTGTTAAAATAGTAGGTTTAAGTTCAATTTCTACATTTCCTCTTAAAGCTTTACTGATCATACAGGTTTGCTCCGCTTTTACCACAATTTTTTCTGCCATTACTTTGTCTTTTTCATACGTTAAAACGATGGTTGGACGATGAATTATTTTTTTATACGTAAATATACCATTCGTCACATCAACAATTGCTGTGGAATCCATATCTAATCTCTCTTTTAAAATTTTACTTCTTTCCATCATTGCAGCTAGCGTTATAATATAGCAAGTAGCAGCTGCACCTAATAACATTTCGTCTGGATTAGTGCCTTCTCCAGGTCCTTCCATTTCTTTTGGAATAGATATTCGAGTTTGTAAATTTTCTGCTCGAATCTCCCCTATATCATTTCTGTTGCCTGGCCAATTGGCTTTTAAATGAAACAAATGCTCTGTCACTGTATTATCTCCTTCCTCATTTTAGCTTGTTGGAATATATTGATTTAAAGTATGATGTATTTAAGAAAGTGGGCGATTATGTTGTTAAGGAATTATGGGAAAATAGCTGGAATTACAGTTGTCCTTTCACTCTTTTTACTAATACTTGGAGTAAAATATGTACTTGGACAGGATTTAGTAATCCGTAATTTTATTGCATTTACTGTTATCTCCGTTTTAGTTGGGACAATTTCAGGAGCATTATTATTTTATAAATTGAAAATAGCTTATTATCTATTTACGGCTGGACTTCTAATTGGTTTCATTGAACTTTTCCGTTCCTTCATTTCTGGATTAGAAGGTTGGGGAGACCTAGTTGGTATTCTTTCTTTGTTTATTTTTACTGCATTTGGCTTAGTAGTAGGTCTGATTACAGAGGGCATTGTATATATGATAAAGAAAAATAAATAAAAAAAGAAGTTTTTCCGCTTTTTTGCGAGAAAAACTTTTTTTATTTAGAAATAACTGTTTTGTTTCTTCCCTCAGATTTTGCCATATAAAGTGCCACGTCAACTCTGTTCATTACATCAGTTATACTTTCAAAACTATTCCTATATTCAGCCACTCCCAATGAAATGGTTATTTTCTTATTTGTTGGTGGGATACTTATTTCTATATCTTTTCTTAGTTTTTCAGCAATCGTATATGCCTCTGAAAGAATACAGTTTGGAAGTAAGACGATAAATTCTTCTCCACCAAGCCTAATACAAACATCATGATCTCTTGTAAAAGATTTCATTTTGCTCGCTAGAAACTTTAATACTTCATCTCCTGCATTGTGACCAAATTCATCATTAACTAATTTAAAATGATCTATATCAATCATCATTATTGAAAATTGCTGATTAGATTCTATTAAATCTGTAAAAACAAATTCTGAATACCTTCTATTTTTTAGGCCAGTCAAAGGATCAGTTAAAGATTGGTGTTTAAAGTCTGCTACAGTTTCTTGTTGCATTTTATGATAGTTATTAATCGTTTCTGTTAATTGTTTGGCCTCAAAATACCAAGTAGATATTTTTAAGTTTTCGATGCTTATATCTTCTTTATGAGAATTTAACGTAAACAAAGCTAACTTTTTTAAAGGGGAGGCTAAACGTTCTGAAATATAAAATGCTAATATGTAAAAAATTAATAAGAAAGGTAAGGCATACAATAACATTTTCAAAATAATACCTTTTAAAGGATTTAAACTGCTATCAAATGGTGTTTGAGAAACAACCCCCCACCCACTTGCTGCAATATAAGAATAGCCAGCTAAAACATGTTCACCTTTTGTATTAAAGATTTCTTTTGACCCATTTTCTTTATTCATTAAATTTTCTACTACCTTATTTTCACTTACCTTTTCGCCAATCCGATTTTTTTCAGGATGATAAATTAAAGTACCTTCCTTATCTACTACGAACACATAGGAACCATCTTCATTAAAATGCTCAGCTAATATATTTTGAATAAAGTTATCTTCTTGTAAATAAATTGTTCCGTTTAACATTCCTATATAATTATTTGCACTATTAAATAAAGGAATAGATACTAAAACTAATAGACGCCCTGTAACTGCTCTATACGGAGTAGTAATTATACTCTCCTTTTTAGTTAAAGCTTCCTTTACTCCGTGGGAATCAATTTTATTGCCTGCAATACCAACATTCGGCGAGGTTGCTATAGCAATTCCATCACTCCCTATTACAGAAAGTGAGTTAAAATTCTTTCCACTAATAAGTAGTTGATCTAAAATCTCTGTAAGTACTTTTGAATCATGCATATTATCAATGACGTCTAGTTTCCTTGATTCTAAATTAGCTTGCATTGATTCAAACACTTCTTCTGTCATTTGTGAAAGTTTTAAAGAATATACTTCATTTTGTTCTAATGAATTTTCTATTAAAGTTTTTTTCGTTACGATGTAACTTGAAAATAAAGAACTACTTAATATTGCAACCATTGAAAATGTAATTAATGTCAATATCCAAAATCTTAGGGTTTTATTCATCTTTCCTCCAAAAAAATACATATTTATCTAGTATAACATGTAATATGTAAGTTTGAACTACACAAAAAAGCTTTCATTAGATACTAACTAATGAAAGCTTCTTTATATTAATGACCACCTAAATATGCCTGTCTCACTTCTTCACTTGTCTGTAATTCATGAGCAGAACCAGACAACACTACTCTACCTGTCTCAATTACATACCCTCTACTTGCAACAGATAGTGCCATGTTCGCATTTTGTTCTACTAACAATACAGTAGTGCCATCACGATTAATATCTTCAATAACTTGGAAAATTGTTTTCACCATTAATGGAGCAAGACCCATTGATGGTTCATCAAGTAGTACAAGCTTGGGCTTCGCCATAATTGCACGACCCATTGCCAACATTTGTTGTTCCCCACCAGAAAGAGTTCCCGATAATTGTTTTTTTCGCTCAAGTAGTCTCGGAAAAATCTCATAAACCTTCTGAAGATCTGAATTAATGCCAGCTTTATCTTTTCTCAAAAAAGCACCAAGCTCAAGATTTTCTTCTACTGTCAGATTTGCAAATACTCTTCTTCCTTCAGGAACATGTGAAATTCCTGATTTTACAACTGCTTGTGCTTGTTTTCCCGCAATCGATTTATCAAGAAATTCAATTTTTCCTTTTTTAGGCTTTAGGAGACCTGAAATAGTTTTCAATAGAGTGCTTTTTCCAGCACCATTTGCACCTATAAGCGTAACTATTTCCCCTTCGTTTACTTCAATAGAGACCTCTCTAAGTGCTTGGATGTTCCCGTAAAAAACATCAATATTTTCAACCTTAAGCATTGTCATTGTGAACTTCCTCCCCTAAATACGCCTCAATAACCTTAGGATGGTTACGAATCACTTCTGGTGATCCTTCCGCAAGAAGTTGACCATGATCTAGTACATAAATTCTTTCACAAACACCCATAACCAAATTCATATCATGTTCAATAAGTAATATTGTCAAATCAAATTTATTTCGAATAAATCCGATTAAATCCATTAAATCTTTTGTTTCTTGTGGATTCATTCCCGCCGCAGGTTCATCTAATAAAAGAAGTTTAGGACCAGCTGCCAAAGCACGTGCAATCTCTAACCTGCGCTGCTGGCCATAAGGTAAATTTTTAGCCAACTCATCCTTATATTTATCCAAACTAAATATTTTTAAAAATTCTATAGATTTTTCTTCCATTTCTTTCTCGCCTTTAAAATGTGATGGTAAACGAAATATTGAACTCATCATCGTATGCTTCGCAAGTGAATGATAAGCAACCTTCACGTTATCTAATACAGATAAATCATTAAATAGACGAATATTTTGGAATGTACGACTAATCCCTTTTCGAGTAACTTTAAATGGTGGTAATCCATTGATTCTTTCCCCATCAAATAATATATCGCCTTCTGTTGGTACATAAACTCCAGTTAATAAGTTGAAACTAGTTGTTTTCCCAGCACCATTTGGACCAATAAGACCAACTAGTTCACCACGATTTAGTACCATATTTAAATTTTGGACTGCCTTTAAACCACCGAACTGAATACCAGCGTTTTTCACTTCCAATATCGGCTTACTTTCCATGTTGCCCGCCCCCTTTTGGCGTTCTCCATAGCTTGAAGTAATCTGTAATTTCCATCGTACCCATCAAACCTTTTGGACGATATAACATTACCAAAATTAATACAAGACTATAAATAATCATACGAGTCTCAGGATATCCTTGCAGATAAGTAGAGACTACCGTTAGCAAAATAGCAGAAAGCACTGCTCCTGAAAGACTACCTAATCCACCTAATACAACGAATATTAAAATATCAAATGACTTTAAAAAGCCGAACTGACTAGGCTGTATAATGTAAAAGTTATGAGAATATAAAGCCCCTGCTACTCCGGCAAAGAACGAACCAATTGTAAATGCCACAACTTTATAATAAGTTGTATTAATACCCATAGCATCCGCTGCAATTTCATTTTCTCGAACTGATATAGCAGCAATTCCATGTCTTGAATTAGTAAAGTTAACAATCACTAAAATAGTAATGAACAAACTAACAAATGCATATGTCCAATTAGTTAAATGGGAGACTTGCATACCTGCTGCTCCACCAACATAATCGATATTCAAGAAAACTATTCGAATTATTTCAGCAAACCCAAGCGTTGCAATTGCTAAATAATCCCCTTTTAATCGTAAACTTGGAATACCAACAATTAAACCAGCTAGAGCTGCAACAATTCCCCCTACAATAATGGCCAATATAAATGGAAGTCCCAACTTCATTGTTATAATAGCTGAGATATATGCGCCTACAGCTAAAAATCCTGCATGCCCTATTGAGAATTGCCCCGTGATACCAATTACTAAATGTAGGCTGACCGCTAATATTATGTTGATAGCAATATAGATTAGCGTATTAGAATAGAATTGATTCATTATTCCATTGGATATGAGAAGTTGAACAATCACATAAACTAATACAGACGCTATAACAAATGGCCAAAATTGTTTAGACTTTTTCTTCATTATGTACCACCTACACTTTCTCTCGTGTATTTTTTCCAAAGATTCCTGCTGGTCTAAAAATTAGTATAAGAATTAAGATAATAAATGCAGCAGCATCTCTCCATAACGAGAACCCTAATGCACTAACAATCGTTTCAACTACTCCTAATACTAATCCACCTACCATAGCTCCAGGTATTATTCCAATACCTCCAAGAACTGCGGCAACAAATGCTTTTACACCAGGAATAACACCCATTAGCGGATCTATCTTTGTATAATACACACCAAAAATTACACCTGCTGCTCCAGCTAATGCAGAACCAATTGCAAAAGTAGCAGAAATAGTATTATCTACATTAATACCCATTAGCTTTGCAGCCTCAGTATCATGAGAAACCGCTCTCATCGCTTTACCAGTTTTCGTTTTATGAACAATAAATTGCAATAATATCATCAATACAACTGAAACAGACAAAATTAAAATAGACTGAACGCTTATTTGTGCTCCAAAGATATCAAAAGAACGATTTGAGAACACATCTGGGTAAGCTTCTGGTTGAGCACCTCTAATGTAAATTACACCGTATTCTATTAATAGAGATACACCAATAGCAGTAATAAGAGCAGCAATTCTTGTAGCATTTCTTAATCGCTTGTATGCAATGCGTTCAATAATTACACCAAAGAGTGCACAAGCTGCCATTGATAAAATAAGTGCTGGGAAGAATCCTAATCCAAACACAGTAATCGAATAGAACCCGATAAAAGAGCCTACCATGAACACGTCACCATGGGCAAAGTTAATCAATTTAATTATTCCATAAACCATTGTGTAACCTAGGGCGATTAATGCGTATATACTGCCGAGTGAAATACCGTTAATCAATTGTTGTAACCATTCCATAAAGTTTCACTCCTTTAATTCAAAGTTTCTAGAAATAGAAAAGGAGGGATATAATCCCCCCTATATAAAACATGTTAATCTTAAGGATTAACTTTAGTGTTAAACACTTGCTCACCATTTACGAATTCGATGATAGTTGCTGATTTAATAGGATGATGAAATTCGTCTACAGAATACAATCCTGTAACTAGTTCTAAGTTGTCTGTAGCTTCAAGCGCTTCTTTAATTTTTGTTCCATCTAATGAACCCGCACGTTCAATCGCATCTTTCAAAAGATAAACTGTATCATATCCAAGTGCGTGGAATGAGTTTGGTGCTTCTCCATACTTTTCAGTAAACTTGTCAGCAAATTCTTTCGCTTTACCATCTGGATCTTCAGCAGAATAAGCAGTAATAATAAAAGTATTATTTAATGCATCTGCTCCAGCTAAGTCCACAATAGTTGGTGAATCCCAACCATCAGCACCCATTAATGGAACTTCTATTCCCAATTCACGAGCTTGCTTTACAATTAAACCAACTTCTTCATAATATCCAGGAATAAAAACAAAATCCGGATTAGAACCTTTAATACGAGTTAGTGTAGAACGGAAATCAGTATCTTTTGCTACATATGATTCTTTCGCAACAATAGTACCTCCTGCTGCTTCAAAGTCTTTAATGAAAGATTCTGCAAGACCTTTCGCATAATCACTCGCATTATCTGCATAAACTGCTGCAGTTTTAACTTTTAGTTCGTTTGCAGCAAAGTTTGCTGCAACTGTTCCTTGAAAAGGATCGATAAATGCCGTACGGAATGTATATGGATTTACTTTTCCATTTTCTCCAACAGTTACTGTAGTACTAGTCCCAGAAGGAGATATCATAGGAGTTTTATTGTCCGTCGCAATTTGTACTTGAGCCACTGAGTTCCCGCTAGTTGCAGCACCGATAATAGCTGTAACTTTGTCTTGACTAGTTAACTTAATAGCTGCACTTGTTGCTTCTGCAGCATCAGACTTGTTATCTACTTTAATAAGTTCAATTTGTTTTCCATCAATACCACCGTCAGCATTGATCTCCTCAACAGCTAATTCTATTGCGTCTGCCTCGGATGAACCATAGGAAGCTACAGCTCCAGAAAGTTCTAAGTTGGCACCGATTTTTATAGTATCTCCCCCATCGGAACTACTACCCTCTTCTCCACCTGAACATCCAGCAAGCACTCCTGCTAAAAGGGATGATGCAAGGAAAAGTGAAGCAAATTTTTTTAACTTCATAAATATTTTACCCCCTGTTTTTTGATAGTTCTGAAAATATAAGCTATACTACTTTTCTTTTTTATAAGTATTCTCTCAGACTATCAATATATTGTTTAGAACAATCTCATTGTAAAACAAACTTCAAATTCAGTCTATACTAATTTTTCGATTAATTCTCAAATTTCTATCATTAGGTTAATATAGTATTTTGACTCACCTCAAAAGTCCTTG encodes:
- a CDS encoding OsmC family protein; translated protein: MTEHLFHLKANWPGNRNDIGEIRAENLQTRISIPKEMEGPGEGTNPDEMLLGAAATCYIITLAAMMERSKILKERLDMDSTAIVDVTNGIFTYKKIIHRPTIVLTYEKDKVMAEKIVVKAEQTCMISKALRGNVEIELKPTILTINE
- a CDS encoding ABC transporter ATP-binding protein, with product MESKPILEVKNAGIQFGGLKAVQNLNMVLNRGELVGLIGPNGAGKTTSFNLLTGVYVPTEGDILFDGERINGLPPFKVTRKGISRTFQNIRLFNDLSVLDNVKVAYHSLAKHTMMSSIFRLPSHFKGEKEMEEKSIEFLKIFSLDKYKDELAKNLPYGQQRRLEIARALAAGPKLLLLDEPAAGMNPQETKDLMDLIGFIRNKFDLTILLIEHDMNLVMGVCERIYVLDHGQLLAEGSPEVIRNHPKVIEAYLGEEVHNDNA
- a CDS encoding ABC transporter substrate-binding protein yields the protein MKLKKFASLFLASSLLAGVLAGCSGGEEGSSSDGGDTIKIGANLELSGAVASYGSSEADAIELAVEEINADGGIDGKQIELIKVDNKSDAAEATSAAIKLTSQDKVTAIIGAATSGNSVAQVQIATDNKTPMISPSGTSTTVTVGENGKVNPYTFRTAFIDPFQGTVAANFAANELKVKTAAVYADNASDYAKGLAESFIKDFEAAGGTIVAKESYVAKDTDFRSTLTRIKGSNPDFVFIPGYYEEVGLIVKQARELGIEVPLMGADGWDSPTIVDLAGADALNNTFIITAYSAEDPDGKAKEFADKFTEKYGEAPNSFHALGYDTVYLLKDAIERAGSLDGTKIKEALEATDNLELVTGLYSVDEFHHPIKSATIIEFVNGEQVFNTKVNP
- a CDS encoding sensor domain-containing diguanylate cyclase, whose translation is MNKTLRFWILTLITFSMVAILSSSLFSSYIVTKKTLIENSLEQNEVYSLKLSQMTEEVFESMQANLESRKLDVIDNMHDSKVLTEILDQLLISGKNFNSLSVIGSDGIAIATSPNVGIAGNKIDSHGVKEALTKKESIITTPYRAVTGRLLVLVSIPLFNSANNYIGMLNGTIYLQEDNFIQNILAEHFNEDGSYVFVVDKEGTLIYHPEKNRIGEKVSENKVVENLMNKENGSKEIFNTKGEHVLAGYSYIAASGWGVVSQTPFDSSLNPLKGIILKMLLYALPFLLIFYILAFYISERLASPLKKLALFTLNSHKEDISIENLKISTWYFEAKQLTETINNYHKMQQETVADFKHQSLTDPLTGLKNRRYSEFVFTDLIESNQQFSIMMIDIDHFKLVNDEFGHNAGDEVLKFLASKMKSFTRDHDVCIRLGGEEFIVLLPNCILSEAYTIAEKLRKDIEISIPPTNKKITISLGVAEYRNSFESITDVMNRVDVALYMAKSEGRNKTVISK
- a CDS encoding amidohydrolase produces the protein MKTLWTDGNIFTMHEEDQKIEAVLVEDGKIIRTGSKESLLPLANKVNSLNGATMYPGFVDSHIHLIMHGEKLAYLDLSTFTSINEIVKEVAQRVDGNEWYVAEGWNDNKLIEGRQIYCSDLDHINETPIVLKRVCRHVLVANSKAMELAGITKDTPNPTGGIIGKDSDGNLNGLFYDEAQQLITSKIPPATTEYLVDVIKNSVSDLQAKGLTGVHTEEMAYYGPYTIPLQAYREAIDKNFRVHLLRHHDAFEKMQGEKPSEFIEFGAMKIFVDGSLGGHTALLSQDYSDNPGNKGVAVHDPDKLEQLVQLARKFNETIAVHVIGDKATEIIVGLIEKYPAPAGKKDRLIHVNVLSEELMERMIKLPVVLDLQPIFVPSDFPWVIDRLGNNRLKWAYAWKTLIDRGFECSGGSDSPVEVADPLLGMDAAVNNSYLPEQSLSAFEAISLFTTGSAKAIGKENERGKILPGYDADFTVVSTELNKTTFLKASILETIVAGEIVYKIV
- the trhA gene encoding PAQR family membrane homeostasis protein TrhA, coding for MNQYIREPFNGLSHLFGAILSLLGLTAMLVKVTINGDSFLTFIAIIIFGVSMILLYSSSATYHMVIAKDSIIQFLRRLDHSMIYLLIAGTYAPFCLITLKGTTGYILFIIISIIALCGILFKMMWFNCPRWISTALYIGMGWIIVFLASPLSEKIGTQGILYLIIGGVLYTIGGIIYGLKPKIAFIKKLGFHEIFHIFILLGTLFHFICVFSYVI
- a CDS encoding DUF1836 domain-containing protein; the protein is MINSADILQKLALESNIRQEEIPDIDLYMDQVIQLFDAKFEKSLRNTEEKVLTKTMINNYAKGKLFIPIKNKKYSKEHIMLISMIYQLKGALSINDIKAILAPVNERIETEQFELESFYSTLIELQQKNTNNITDQIKRQEQEIEQLTTDEELRQVLFISALANISNAYRKAAEILVDDLLESNKIKGEK
- a CDS encoding branched-chain amino acid ABC transporter permease, producing MKKKSKQFWPFVIASVLVYVIVQLLISNGIMNQFYSNTLIYIAINIILAVSLHLVIGITGQFSIGHAGFLAVGAYISAIITMKLGLPFILAIIVGGIVAALAGLIVGIPSLRLKGDYLAIATLGFAEIIRIVFLNIDYVGGAAGMQVSHLTNWTYAFVSLFITILVIVNFTNSRHGIAAISVRENEIAADAMGINTTYYKVVAFTIGSFFAGVAGALYSHNFYIIQPSQFGFLKSFDILIFVVLGGLGSLSGAVLSAILLTVVSTYLQGYPETRMIIYSLVLILVMLYRPKGLMGTMEITDYFKLWRTPKGGGQHGK
- a CDS encoding branched-chain amino acid ABC transporter permease, producing MEWLQQLINGISLGSIYALIALGYTMVYGIIKLINFAHGDVFMVGSFIGFYSITVFGLGFFPALILSMAACALFGVIIERIAYKRLRNATRIAALITAIGVSLLIEYGVIYIRGAQPEAYPDVFSNRSFDIFGAQISVQSILILSVSVVLMILLQFIVHKTKTGKAMRAVSHDTEAAKLMGINVDNTISATFAIGSALAGAAGVIFGVYYTKIDPLMGVIPGVKAFVAAVLGGIGIIPGAMVGGLVLGVVETIVSALGFSLWRDAAAFIILILILIFRPAGIFGKNTREKV
- a CDS encoding ABC transporter ATP-binding protein — translated: MLKVENIDVFYGNIQALREVSIEVNEGEIVTLIGANGAGKSTLLKTISGLLKPKKGKIEFLDKSIAGKQAQAVVKSGISHVPEGRRVFANLTVEENLELGAFLRKDKAGINSDLQKVYEIFPRLLERKKQLSGTLSGGEQQMLAMGRAIMAKPKLVLLDEPSMGLAPLMVKTIFQVIEDINRDGTTVLLVEQNANMALSVASRGYVIETGRVVLSGSAHELQTSEEVRQAYLGGH